CTGGTGTAATCGCGAAGAAGGTCGGGATGACCCGGCTCTTCATGGAGGACGGGAAACAGATCCCCGTGACCGTCCTGCAACTGGACAACCTTCAGGTCGTCGCGCAGCGCACGGCCGAGGACCATGGGTATTCGGCCGTTCAGCTCGGCGCCGGCTCGATCAAGGCGAAGCGCGTCTCGAAGGCGATGCGCGGGCATTTCTCGGTCGCCAAGGTGGAGCCCAAGCGGAAGGTCGCGGAATTCCGCGTCGATCCCGAGAACCTGATCAACGTGGGTGAGGAAATCACCGCGAACCATTACTTCGAGGGCCAGTTCGTCGACGTGAGCGGCACCTCGATCGGCAAGGGCTTCGCCGGTGCCATGAAGCGGCACAATTTCGGCGGCCTGCGCGCGTCGCACGGCGTGTCGATCAGCCACCGTTCGCACGGCTCGACGGGTCAGTGCCAGGATCCGGGCAAGGTCTTCAAGGGCAAGAAGATGGCCGGTCACATGGGCGCCGCTCGTGTCACCACGCAGAACCTTCAGGTCGTCAAAACCGACGCCGACCGTGGCCTGATCATGGTCAAGGGTGCCGTTCCCGGCTCCAAGGGTGGCTGGGTCACGGTGAAGGACGCGGTCAAGAAGCCGTTCCCCGAGAACGCGATCCTGCCCGCTGCCCTGAAATCGGATGCCGAAGCCGCCGCGAAGGCCGCCGAGGAAGCCGCGGCCGCAGCCGCCGCCGAGGCCGAGGCCGAAGCCAAGCGTCTCGCCGAGGAGCAGGCCGCCCAGGAAGCAGCCGAGCTGAAAGCCGCAGAAGCCGACATCGAGGCCGACAAGGCCGACGAGACCGGCGAAGAGAAAAAGGACGGTGAGGAATGAAACTCGACGTGATCAAACTGGACGGCAGCAAGGCCGGCTCGGTCGATCTTGGCGAAGACATCTTCGACCTCGATCCGCGTGCCGACATCCTGCACCGCGTTGTCCGCTGGCAGCGCAACAAGGCGCAGCAGGGCACCCACAAGGTCAAGACGCGCTCCGAGGTCAGCTATTCGACCAAGAAGATCTATCGCCAGAAGGGCACCGGCGGCGCACGCCACGGCGCGCGCTCGGCTCCGATCTTCCGCAAGGGTGGCATCTACAAGGGCCCGGTTCCGCGCAGCCACGCGCATGACCTGCCCAAGAAGGTGCGCGCGCTCGGCCTGAAACACGCGCTGAGCGCGAAGGCCAAGGCCGGTGAACTGGTCGTGATCGAATCGGCCGAGGCAGAAGGCAAGACCGGCGCCCTGGCCAAGCAGGTCCGCGACCTGGGCTGGAAACGCGCGCTGGTGA
This window of the Roseovarius sp. SCSIO 43702 genome carries:
- the rplC gene encoding 50S ribosomal protein L3, which codes for MLRSGVIAKKVGMTRLFMEDGKQIPVTVLQLDNLQVVAQRTAEDHGYSAVQLGAGSIKAKRVSKAMRGHFSVAKVEPKRKVAEFRVDPENLINVGEEITANHYFEGQFVDVSGTSIGKGFAGAMKRHNFGGLRASHGVSISHRSHGSTGQCQDPGKVFKGKKMAGHMGAARVTTQNLQVVKTDADRGLIMVKGAVPGSKGGWVTVKDAVKKPFPENAILPAALKSDAEAAAKAAEEAAAAAAAEAEAEAKRLAEEQAAQEAAELKAAEADIEADKADETGEEKKDGEE
- the rplD gene encoding 50S ribosomal protein L4, which translates into the protein MKLDVIKLDGSKAGSVDLGEDIFDLDPRADILHRVVRWQRNKAQQGTHKVKTRSEVSYSTKKIYRQKGTGGARHGARSAPIFRKGGIYKGPVPRSHAHDLPKKVRALGLKHALSAKAKAGELVVIESAEAEGKTGALAKQVRDLGWKRALVIDGAEVNEGFAKAARNIEGLDVLPSIGANVYDILKRDTLVLTKAGVEALEARLK